From one Butyricimonas faecihominis genomic stretch:
- a CDS encoding tetratricopeptide repeat protein encodes MKKIAVIAFGMLLFILPTKAQTLESQYGLDSANTILNASLYTEYWKQKNYEEALPSWRYVFLNAPAFQLNTYIRGEDIIEFMIQKTKKKEYVDTLMMVFDRRLQYMGKRSREGYVLGKKGMAQVKYSNGDINMLKAGFDNLMKSYELEGEGTPAQLIHATFEVGCGLVQQNLLSQEEFINLYMKFTDFADKRLASGEKGCDNFAVCKSALDAIFFESGYADCNTLAGLLNQKYEANKDSLPVLKEISSILRRRECTDLPLYATVAEKIYQQEPSADAAYSLAMMFFSKQDIAKFEQYLKEAIDKSDDPKAKADYNYKLAQVYLSKKNYPSAKKYALDALKTNPNMGDAYITIGLAYAVSSNDYEGDEFDKRTVFWAAVDKFVKAKQVDPSVAGKANEYIERYSPHFPTKDEAFFRDITAGKSVKVGGWINETTTARFRD; translated from the coding sequence ATGAAAAAGATTGCTGTTATAGCATTTGGGATGCTTCTATTCATTCTACCGACAAAAGCGCAAACGTTGGAGTCTCAGTATGGATTGGATAGTGCAAATACCATTCTGAATGCTTCTCTGTACACGGAATACTGGAAACAGAAAAATTACGAAGAAGCGTTACCCTCTTGGAGATACGTTTTCTTGAACGCACCTGCATTTCAATTAAATACTTATATCCGGGGGGAAGATATTATTGAGTTTATGATCCAGAAGACGAAAAAGAAGGAGTACGTGGATACTTTAATGATGGTTTTTGATCGTCGTCTTCAATACATGGGAAAAAGAAGCCGGGAAGGATATGTTCTTGGGAAAAAAGGTATGGCTCAAGTGAAATATTCCAACGGGGATATTAATATGTTGAAAGCCGGGTTTGATAACTTGATGAAGTCGTATGAATTGGAAGGAGAAGGTACTCCGGCACAGTTGATTCATGCTACTTTTGAAGTGGGTTGTGGGTTGGTACAACAAAATCTGTTGTCTCAGGAGGAATTTATTAATTTGTACATGAAATTCACTGATTTTGCGGACAAACGTCTAGCATCAGGTGAAAAAGGATGTGATAATTTCGCTGTATGTAAATCTGCATTGGATGCCATTTTCTTCGAGTCCGGGTATGCTGATTGTAATACATTGGCCGGTTTGTTGAATCAGAAATACGAGGCGAATAAAGATAGTCTGCCTGTTTTGAAAGAAATTTCTTCTATCTTAAGAAGACGTGAATGTACGGATTTACCGTTGTACGCTACGGTTGCCGAGAAGATTTATCAGCAAGAACCGAGTGCCGATGCTGCTTACAGTTTGGCTATGATGTTCTTTTCAAAACAAGATATTGCGAAATTCGAGCAATATTTGAAGGAGGCTATCGATAAATCAGATGATCCGAAAGCTAAAGCAGATTATAATTACAAGCTGGCACAGGTGTATTTGTCAAAGAAGAATTATCCGTCAGCCAAAAAATATGCTTTGGATGCTTTGAAGACAAACCCGAATATGGGTGATGCTTACATCACGATAGGTTTGGCTTATGCGGTAAGTAGCAATGACTATGAAGGAGACGAGTTCGACAAACGTACCGTATTTTGGGCTGCCGTGGATAAGTTTGTGAAAGCGAAACAAGTTGATCCATCAGTAGCAGGAAAGGCTAACGAATATATTGAGCGGTATTCTCCTCACTTCCCGACGAAAGACGAGGCTTTCTTCCGTGATATTACGGCAGGGAAAAGCGTGAAAGTCGGTGGATGGATTAACGAGACAACGACTGCCAGGTTTAGAGATTAA
- the lptC gene encoding LPS export ABC transporter periplasmic protein LptC encodes MTFLYRALKIKSITVLALGTVMLFSCKTNMKDVDAIGNRNNMPEMSGENMELFYSDSALLKYKVITPLYNKYNQDDKKYDEFPKGIHAELYEKGGSMVGSITSKYAKKLEEEMLWELRNEVVVINAEGKKLETDLMYWDMKKEIVYSDRYSRLTSGDQIIEGNKGFKSDQSLRNPVFNKITGVVEIENKP; translated from the coding sequence ATGACATTTCTATATCGTGCATTAAAAATAAAAAGCATTACCGTCCTTGCTTTAGGGACGGTAATGCTCTTTTCGTGTAAAACGAATATGAAGGATGTGGATGCGATCGGGAACCGGAACAATATGCCTGAAATGTCTGGGGAGAACATGGAGTTATTTTATTCAGACTCTGCGTTGTTGAAGTATAAAGTAATAACACCCCTTTATAATAAGTATAACCAAGACGACAAGAAATATGATGAATTTCCGAAAGGGATTCATGCGGAGTTGTACGAGAAGGGTGGTAGCATGGTCGGTTCCATTACCTCGAAATATGCGAAGAAGTTGGAAGAGGAGATGCTGTGGGAGTTGCGTAACGAGGTGGTCGTGATCAATGCCGAGGGGAAGAAGTTGGAAACCGATCTGATGTACTGGGATATGAAAAAAGAGATCGTTTATTCCGATCGCTATTCTCGGCTCACTTCCGGGGACCAGATTATAGAGGGGAATAAAGGTTTCAAGTCGGATCAATCCTTGAGAAACCCGGTCTTTAACAAGATTACGGGTGTGGTAGAAATTGAAAATAAACCTTAA
- a CDS encoding hemolysin family protein, which yields MSGFVAILICLVLSAFFSGMEIAFMASNKLRIEIDKSNKGITQKLIDLFVSNSGMYITTILVGNNVVMVIYGIFMSDYLDPMLENVGISLGLRMVLVTLISTLIVLVTGEFFPKAVFRLRPNVFLRVFAIPVFLFYILFFPISYFSVWFGGLLLRIFTGRKLTHKEENRAFGKIDLNNLIEEGETGGEENEDEHDIKLFRNALDFSEVKLRECIVPRPDIVALSIDSSLDELRELFVKTGLSRILIYRDSIDNVIGYVHSSALFHHPETVKKAVSKILIVPETMSALRLLNLFTKEQKSVAVVVDEFGITAGMVTIEDIMEEIFGEIEDEHDRLNLKEEQVAPDEYIFSGRLEVDYLNEKYDLNLPENEEYETLAGLILYYNEDIPEEGERISIEDISFEIVSVKSARIEEVRVKI from the coding sequence ATGTCAGGATTTGTTGCCATATTGATTTGTTTGGTCCTGTCTGCTTTCTTTTCGGGGATGGAAATTGCTTTTATGGCTTCCAATAAACTCCGGATTGAGATTGATAAATCGAACAAGGGTATCACGCAGAAGTTAATAGATCTTTTTGTTTCCAATTCGGGGATGTATATCACCACGATTCTGGTAGGGAATAACGTGGTGATGGTTATTTATGGTATTTTTATGTCCGACTATCTCGATCCTATGTTGGAAAATGTCGGTATTTCGCTGGGGTTGAGGATGGTTCTTGTGACCTTGATTTCGACGTTGATCGTGTTGGTGACGGGAGAGTTTTTCCCGAAAGCCGTGTTCCGTCTGCGGCCGAATGTGTTTTTACGGGTATTTGCTATTCCGGTATTTTTGTTTTATATCCTGTTTTTCCCGATCTCGTATTTCTCCGTGTGGTTCGGGGGATTGTTGCTGAGGATATTTACCGGACGCAAACTGACGCATAAAGAGGAAAACCGGGCTTTTGGCAAGATAGATTTAAATAATCTGATAGAAGAGGGTGAGACCGGGGGAGAAGAAAATGAAGACGAACACGATATTAAATTGTTCCGGAATGCGTTGGATTTTTCGGAAGTGAAATTGAGGGAATGTATAGTTCCTCGTCCGGATATTGTGGCTTTATCTATTGATAGTAGTTTGGATGAGTTGAGGGAGCTTTTCGTGAAAACGGGATTGTCCCGGATATTGATTTACCGGGATTCGATTGATAACGTGATCGGGTATGTACATTCATCCGCTTTGTTTCATCATCCCGAAACCGTGAAGAAGGCGGTGAGCAAAATATTGATTGTTCCCGAAACCATGTCGGCCTTGAGGTTGTTGAATCTTTTCACGAAGGAACAGAAAAGCGTGGCGGTCGTGGTCGATGAGTTTGGAATAACGGCCGGGATGGTTACGATTGAAGATATTATGGAGGAGATATTCGGGGAGATCGAGGATGAGCATGACCGTTTGAATCTGAAAGAAGAACAGGTCGCTCCCGATGAATATATTTTCTCCGGCCGTCTTGAAGTGGATTATCTGAATGAAAAATATGATTTGAATCTTCCGGAGAACGAGGAGTACGAGACTTTGGCCGGGTTGATTCTTTATTACAATGAGGATATCCCGGAAGAGGGGGAACGGATCTCTATTGAAGATATATCTTTTGAAATCGTAAGTGTCAAGAGTGCCCGGATTGAGGAGGTTCGGGTAAAGATATAA
- a CDS encoding mannose-1-phosphate guanylyltransferase yields MNKNSYCVIMAGGLGKRFWPVSTKACPKQFCDILNVGKSFLRQTFERANQIFDTQNIFIVTGTAYEELTKQQIPEIPSENILKEPFGKNTAPCVAYAAYRIARVNPHASMVVVPSDHFITNDAVYLDNIQKGISFVEQFGGLLTIGIKPTRPETGYGYIQIKKNKFSEFISKVKTFTEKPDKELAKVFLESGDFLWNAGIFIWKVEDIIEEFKTYLEDMYLLFEQEYKNVENPDSPENIAHIYGQCRNISIDFGIMEKSAKVYVMKGEFGWSDVGTWHSFHEISPKDENNNVSNSEQVRLIETKECIINVPQDKKVIIEGVENCIIAENNDILMICHRDHEDNIRHFDDMLKHTTKELN; encoded by the coding sequence ATGAATAAGAACTCATATTGCGTTATAATGGCCGGCGGTCTCGGAAAACGTTTCTGGCCCGTGAGTACGAAAGCCTGTCCGAAACAATTTTGTGACATCTTAAATGTCGGGAAAAGCTTCCTCCGTCAAACCTTTGAAAGAGCAAATCAAATCTTTGATACCCAAAATATATTCATTGTTACAGGTACCGCCTACGAAGAGCTGACGAAACAGCAAATCCCGGAAATTCCTTCCGAGAATATTCTGAAAGAACCTTTCGGCAAGAACACCGCCCCATGCGTGGCTTATGCGGCCTACCGCATTGCCCGGGTTAACCCGCATGCGAGTATGGTAGTTGTCCCTTCCGACCATTTTATCACCAATGACGCGGTCTATCTCGATAACATCCAGAAAGGAATTTCTTTCGTAGAACAGTTCGGTGGCTTACTCACCATCGGTATCAAACCAACCCGCCCGGAAACAGGGTACGGGTATATCCAGATCAAGAAAAACAAGTTCTCCGAATTTATATCCAAGGTTAAAACGTTCACCGAAAAACCGGACAAGGAACTGGCAAAAGTCTTTTTGGAATCGGGTGATTTCCTTTGGAACGCTGGGATATTTATCTGGAAAGTAGAAGATATTATCGAAGAGTTCAAAACATACCTCGAAGATATGTATTTACTGTTCGAGCAGGAATATAAAAATGTGGAGAACCCGGATTCTCCCGAAAATATCGCTCACATCTACGGACAATGCCGTAATATTTCCATCGACTTCGGTATCATGGAGAAGTCCGCAAAAGTCTATGTCATGAAAGGTGAGTTCGGTTGGTCCGATGTCGGCACGTGGCATTCGTTCCATGAAATCAGCCCGAAAGACGAGAATAACAATGTATCCAACAGCGAACAAGTCCGCTTAATCGAAACTAAAGAATGTATTATTAACGTCCCCCAAGACAAGAAAGTCATTATTGAAGGGGTCGAAAATTGCATTATCGCGGAAAACAATGATATTCTAATGATCTGCCACCGGGATCACGAGGATAACATCCGGCATTTCGACGATATGCTAAAACATACAACAAAGGAGCTTAATTAA
- a CDS encoding MlaE family ABC transporter permease: MKVLDKIGAYILFMGRIFTKPEKKKVYLKELTNELEKLGLNSVMLVMIISFFIGAVLTLQTAYNMSSPLLPRYLIGYLTRETLLLEFSSTIVSLILAGKIGSNIASEIGSMKITEQIEALEVMGVNSVSYLVGPKIAAALVVNPVLYIFSVFIGIIGGILSGLASGVVNYDDYIHGLHFSFNPYYVTYSMIKTLFFAVIFTSIPAFYGYNVQGGALEVGKASTKAVVDSSIAILLVNLILTKILL, encoded by the coding sequence ATGAAAGTATTAGATAAGATAGGAGCTTACATATTATTCATGGGGCGTATCTTCACGAAACCTGAGAAGAAGAAAGTTTATTTAAAAGAATTGACTAACGAGTTGGAGAAGTTGGGGTTGAATTCCGTTATGTTGGTGATGATTATTTCTTTCTTTATTGGGGCGGTGTTGACGCTGCAAACGGCTTACAATATGTCGAGTCCCCTGCTACCTCGCTATCTGATTGGTTATTTGACCCGGGAGACGTTATTGCTGGAGTTCTCGTCAACGATCGTGAGCTTGATTCTTGCCGGGAAGATCGGTAGTAATATTGCATCCGAGATCGGTAGCATGAAAATCACGGAACAGATCGAGGCGCTGGAGGTGATGGGAGTGAATTCCGTTTCATATTTGGTGGGGCCGAAGATTGCAGCAGCCTTGGTGGTAAATCCGGTGCTTTATATATTCAGCGTATTTATCGGTATTATCGGTGGAATCCTTTCGGGATTGGCATCCGGGGTGGTAAACTATGATGATTATATACACGGGTTGCACTTTTCATTCAATCCTTACTACGTGACCTATTCCATGATCAAAACGTTGTTCTTTGCCGTGATATTTACTTCTATTCCCGCCTTTTACGGGTATAACGTGCAAGGAGGGGCGTTGGAAGTCGGTAAGGCGAGTACGAAAGCCGTGGTGGATAGTAGTATTGCCATCCTGCTTGTGAACTTGATATTAACCAAAATATTATTGTAA
- a CDS encoding ABC transporter ATP-binding protein: MIRAEGVCKSFDKKEVLTDIDAVFEPGKVNLIIGKSGSGKTVLLKSLIGLHSIDKGKIFYNDRDITVMNNKQIKEIRKELGVVFQGGALFDSLSVLENVKFPLNLFSSMTEKEKTERAIFCLNRVNLNNVENLYPAEISGGMKKRVAIARAIVLQPKYLFCDEPNSGLDPLTSIVIDNLLSELTHEYDMTTVINTHDMNSVFEIGEKVLFIHEGHKEWEGSNEEIMYTNNKALNEFLFSSKLNRMVREKLGKKSEE; this comes from the coding sequence ATGATACGGGCGGAAGGGGTATGTAAGTCATTTGATAAAAAAGAGGTGTTGACGGATATAGATGCCGTTTTCGAACCGGGAAAGGTAAATCTGATTATCGGGAAGAGTGGTTCCGGGAAGACCGTGTTATTGAAATCGTTGATTGGCTTGCACTCGATTGATAAAGGAAAGATATTCTACAATGACCGGGATATTACCGTAATGAATAACAAACAGATAAAGGAGATCCGGAAGGAGCTGGGAGTGGTTTTTCAAGGCGGGGCATTGTTTGATTCACTTTCCGTGTTGGAGAACGTGAAGTTCCCGTTAAATCTGTTTTCTTCGATGACGGAAAAGGAGAAAACGGAGCGAGCTATTTTCTGCCTCAACCGGGTGAACCTGAATAACGTGGAGAATCTTTATCCTGCGGAGATCAGTGGAGGAATGAAAAAGCGAGTGGCTATTGCCCGGGCTATTGTCTTGCAGCCTAAATACTTGTTTTGTGACGAGCCGAATTCCGGTTTGGACCCTTTGACCTCGATCGTGATAGATAATCTGTTGTCCGAGTTGACACATGAATATGATATGACCACGGTTATAAACACGCACGATATGAACTCGGTTTTCGAGATCGGGGAAAAGGTGTTGTTTATCCATGAAGGACACAAAGAATGGGAGGGCAGTAACGAAGAGATCATGTACACGAACAACAAGGCGTTGAACGAATTCCTGTTCTCGTCGAAGTTGAACAGGATGGTGCGGGAGAAACTTGGAAAAAAGAGCGAGGAATAA
- a CDS encoding DUF4296 domain-containing protein, with product MKRILWVILIIAAMTACSKKVPLDKDQFTSLLIDMHTTDGMLSVARGDIRTEKDNYLYYNDLFAKYGITREDFDSCVTYYSLQSALFNKIYDVVIDTLSRRQTKIMREWKELTVNDTVNLFPGYTMIVADTIRPDSTQAKVRKKDSIVYETRVVKADTVYFDKRNQFVLVKLDSIVPGMYKFTSTIKLEKSDRGKRNFIQTYFLSADNDTLKVPDQYVGVDTLRPYKKDWEFYVADSSYTKLFMKIPKSDRDTRVKVKKLNDREGCVYKTEIFKTYVAPNREKQLKKEYEQRRQMELERKSVKKK from the coding sequence ATGAAGCGTATTTTATGGGTGATATTGATTATTGCGGCGATGACGGCTTGTTCGAAGAAGGTCCCGTTGGACAAGGATCAATTCACATCTTTGTTGATTGATATGCACACGACGGATGGAATGTTGTCGGTCGCACGAGGTGATATACGAACCGAAAAAGATAATTATTTATATTATAACGACCTGTTTGCGAAATACGGGATTACACGGGAGGATTTTGATTCTTGCGTGACCTATTATTCTCTGCAATCGGCGTTATTCAATAAAATTTATGACGTGGTGATTGATACCTTGAGTCGTCGCCAGACGAAAATCATGCGGGAGTGGAAAGAGTTGACCGTGAATGATACAGTTAATCTGTTCCCGGGGTACACGATGATCGTGGCAGATACTATACGCCCGGATTCTACACAAGCTAAAGTCCGGAAGAAAGATTCCATCGTGTACGAAACACGTGTGGTGAAAGCCGATACGGTTTATTTTGACAAGCGGAACCAATTCGTGCTGGTGAAATTGGATAGCATTGTTCCCGGTATGTACAAATTTACCTCGACGATAAAGTTGGAAAAATCAGACCGGGGAAAACGGAATTTCATACAGACTTATTTTCTGTCTGCCGATAATGATACGCTGAAAGTTCCGGATCAGTACGTGGGAGTCGACACGTTGCGCCCTTACAAGAAAGACTGGGAGTTCTACGTGGCGGATTCCAGTTACACGAAGTTATTTATGAAGATTCCCAAGAGTGACCGGGATACGAGGGTGAAAGTGAAGAAGTTGAATGACCGGGAAGGTTGCGTGTACAAAACCGAAATCTTTAAAACGTACGTAGCCCCGAACCGGGAGAAACAATTGAAAAAGGAATACGAGCAGAGGAGACAGATGGAGCTTGAAAGGAAATCTGTAAAAAAGAAATAA
- a CDS encoding S41 family peptidase translates to MNRIVLTVTFLLVAFFVQAGPLWMRYPKISPDGKQIAFSYKGDIYVVPAEGGEARQLTTHPAYESHPVWSPDGKQIAFTSDRNGNFDIFVMSARGGDARQVTTNSAKEIPYTFTPDGKEIVYGTQMSDPAQSALFPAGSMTELYAISVDGGRPRQILATPAEEICFFKSGDAFLYQDKKGGENEWRKHHTSSITRDIYRYDMKSGKHTRLIDRAGEDRSPVLSPDEQRVYFLSEREDSFNVYSFPVADPSAVKAETSFKTHPVRFLSVAGNGRLCFGYDGEIYVKDASGSPKKVKVDIIGDNAKDNIASLRFTSGATSATISPDGKQVAMIIRGDVFVTSTDYTTTKQVTTTPEGEKWLSFAPDNRTIAYASERGGNWNIYTAKIAREEEVNFPNATLIEEEAVLPVSTKERFAPQFSPDGKELAFIEDRTKLMVVDLKTKKVRQVADDKYQYRTGDGFTYTWSPDGKWFAMEIIGNRHDPYSDIAIVSADGKGEVVNLTNSGYFDSNPRWVLDGNAILFSSERYGMRNHASWGSLQDVMIVFMNQDAYDKFRLNKEDYELLKEEEKRMASLKNKEQKEDQKDKKGETKPAVKEKKNIEVELQGIEDRVMRLTPNSSQLGDAILSKSGDKLYYMASFEGGMDLWVSDLRSRSTKVMHKLNSGWASLEMDKDGKDLFLLGGRSMQKINLGSERRSPIAYSAEMKLDQAAERAYMFDRVRRQEAKRFYEKNMHGVDWAKMTKAYEKFLPYINNNYDFSELLSELLGELNVSHTGSGYRPGSRGEATAELGLLLNVNYAKDGLLVDEVLEKGPFDNVRSKLKAGMVIEKIDGQTVKAGEDYYPLLRGKSGKRVLFSIYDPTTKERWDEVIEPISKGTMNGLLYRRWVKQRAADVDRLSGGRLGYVHISSMDDPSFRSVYADILGKYNDREGIVIDTRFNGGGRLHEDIEILFSGKKYFTQVVRGREACDMPSRRWNKPSIMVTCEANYSNAHGTPWVYQHQGIGKVVGMPVPGTMTSVSWETLQDPTLYFGIPIVGYRLPDGSYLENKQLEPDVKIANSPEKIIKGEDEQLETAVKELLKEIDSKK, encoded by the coding sequence ATGAATAGAATCGTATTGACTGTTACTTTTTTACTGGTTGCTTTTTTCGTTCAGGCGGGACCGCTTTGGATGCGTTATCCGAAGATTTCGCCCGATGGAAAGCAAATTGCATTTAGTTATAAGGGGGATATTTATGTTGTCCCCGCGGAAGGTGGCGAGGCTCGCCAGTTGACCACGCATCCGGCGTATGAATCGCATCCCGTGTGGTCTCCGGATGGGAAACAGATCGCCTTCACGAGTGATCGGAATGGTAATTTCGATATTTTCGTGATGTCGGCCCGGGGAGGTGATGCCCGGCAAGTGACGACAAATTCAGCCAAGGAGATACCCTACACGTTTACCCCGGATGGAAAAGAAATTGTTTACGGGACGCAAATGAGTGATCCCGCGCAGAGTGCTTTATTTCCGGCAGGTTCCATGACCGAATTGTATGCCATATCGGTGGATGGGGGACGTCCCCGGCAGATATTGGCAACCCCGGCGGAAGAGATTTGTTTCTTCAAATCGGGTGATGCTTTCTTGTACCAAGATAAAAAGGGCGGGGAGAATGAATGGCGTAAACATCATACCTCTTCTATCACACGTGATATTTATCGCTATGATATGAAAAGTGGGAAACATACCCGTCTGATTGATCGGGCGGGGGAAGATCGTTCTCCCGTGTTGTCTCCGGACGAACAAAGGGTATATTTTCTGAGTGAGCGGGAAGATTCGTTTAACGTGTACTCGTTCCCGGTGGCTGATCCTTCTGCCGTGAAGGCAGAGACTTCTTTCAAGACTCACCCCGTGCGTTTCTTGAGTGTTGCGGGTAACGGGCGTTTGTGTTTTGGTTATGACGGTGAAATATACGTGAAAGATGCATCCGGAAGTCCCAAGAAAGTGAAAGTGGATATTATTGGTGACAATGCGAAAGATAATATCGCCTCGTTGCGTTTTACTTCCGGGGCAACTAGTGCGACTATTTCCCCGGACGGGAAACAGGTGGCCATGATTATCCGGGGAGATGTGTTCGTGACTTCCACCGATTACACGACGACGAAACAAGTTACCACGACTCCGGAGGGAGAGAAGTGGTTGAGCTTTGCTCCTGACAACCGTACAATTGCTTATGCCAGCGAACGGGGAGGAAATTGGAATATCTACACGGCGAAAATTGCTCGTGAGGAAGAGGTGAATTTCCCGAATGCAACTTTAATCGAAGAGGAAGCTGTTCTCCCGGTTTCAACCAAAGAGCGGTTTGCCCCACAATTCTCTCCGGATGGAAAGGAATTGGCCTTTATCGAGGATCGTACAAAATTGATGGTCGTTGATTTGAAGACGAAGAAGGTACGACAGGTGGCGGACGATAAATATCAATATCGCACGGGGGACGGTTTCACCTATACATGGTCTCCCGACGGGAAATGGTTCGCGATGGAAATCATCGGGAATCGTCACGATCCGTATAGTGATATTGCCATCGTGAGTGCCGATGGGAAAGGGGAAGTTGTAAACCTGACGAATAGCGGCTATTTTGATAGTAATCCCCGGTGGGTGCTGGATGGAAATGCCATCTTGTTTTCCAGTGAACGTTACGGGATGCGTAACCATGCATCGTGGGGTTCTTTGCAGGATGTGATGATCGTGTTCATGAATCAGGATGCTTACGATAAATTCCGTTTGAACAAGGAAGATTACGAGTTGCTGAAAGAGGAGGAGAAACGTATGGCCTCTCTGAAAAATAAAGAACAGAAAGAGGATCAGAAAGATAAAAAAGGCGAGACGAAACCCGCCGTGAAAGAGAAAAAGAATATTGAGGTCGAACTGCAAGGTATCGAGGACCGGGTGATGCGGTTAACGCCGAATTCTTCACAATTGGGAGATGCGATATTAAGCAAGAGTGGCGACAAGCTTTATTACATGGCCTCTTTCGAGGGAGGTATGGATTTGTGGGTGAGCGATCTGCGTTCACGGAGTACCAAGGTGATGCATAAGCTGAACAGCGGTTGGGCGTCTTTGGAGATGGATAAGGACGGGAAAGATCTGTTCCTGTTGGGAGGACGTTCCATGCAGAAGATCAATCTGGGTTCGGAGAGAAGAAGTCCGATTGCGTATTCTGCCGAAATGAAACTGGATCAGGCTGCCGAGCGGGCATATATGTTTGATCGGGTGCGTCGTCAGGAGGCCAAACGTTTCTACGAGAAGAATATGCACGGTGTGGATTGGGCAAAAATGACCAAGGCTTACGAGAAGTTTTTACCTTATATCAATAACAACTATGATTTCTCCGAGTTATTGAGTGAGTTGTTGGGTGAGTTGAACGTTTCACACACCGGATCGGGTTACCGCCCCGGGTCAAGAGGTGAGGCAACTGCCGAGCTGGGTCTCTTGTTGAACGTGAACTATGCAAAGGACGGGTTGCTGGTTGACGAGGTGTTGGAGAAAGGACCTTTTGATAATGTCCGTTCGAAGTTGAAAGCCGGAATGGTCATCGAGAAAATTGACGGGCAGACGGTGAAAGCCGGGGAAGATTACTATCCCCTGCTGAGAGGTAAGTCCGGTAAACGTGTATTGTTCTCTATTTATGACCCCACTACCAAGGAACGTTGGGATGAGGTGATCGAGCCGATTTCAAAGGGTACGATGAACGGGTTACTTTACCGGCGGTGGGTAAAACAAAGAGCTGCCGATGTGGACCGTTTATCGGGAGGACGTTTGGGCTACGTGCATATTTCCAGTATGGACGATCCAAGTTTCCGTTCCGTGTATGCCGATATTCTGGGTAAATATAATGACCGGGAAGGAATTGTGATCGACACTCGTTTCAATGGTGGTGGCCGTTTGCACGAGGATATTGAGATTCTGTTCAGTGGTAAGAAATATTTTACGCAAGTCGTTCGGGGGCGGGAGGCTTGCGATATGCCAAGCCGTAGGTGGAATAAGCCTTCGATTATGGTGACCTGTGAGGCGAATTACTCGAACGCCCACGGAACGCCTTGGGTTTACCAACATCAAGGGATCGGTAAGGTTGTCGGAATGCCTGTGCCGGGAACCATGACGAGCGTGTCTTGGGAGACTTTGCAGGACCCGACGCTATATTTTGGGATTCCGATCGTCGGTTACCGTTTACCGGACGGTAGCTATCTGGAGAATAAACAACTGGAACCGGATGTGAAGATTGCTAACTCTCCGGAGAAGATTATTAAGGGAGAGGACGAGCAATTGGAGACAGCGGTGAAGGAGTTGTTGAAAGAGATTGACTCGAAGAAATAA